The Papaver somniferum cultivar HN1 chromosome 3, ASM357369v1, whole genome shotgun sequence genome includes a region encoding these proteins:
- the LOC113360061 gene encoding uncharacterized protein LOC113360061, with amino-acid sequence MAIGALLAQYLGNDELCPIHYISRGFRDAKFRYSKAEQACLALIYATQKSRSYLLSHETIVAATANPITYLATKPVLSGRTARWLRQLSEFDLKYQRSKGVRGKSFADLLAAFPSMDMTEIRDEIPGEVAEVEDEERWTMFFDSSSYGSYGGEGIVFEIPKRELSSFAFKIDFECSNNVAEYEALILGLQMAKELNLGEIDIKGDSELVRNQVSGNFQVKEAHLAPYRAEAQELITMRESTVIGHTG; translated from the coding sequence ATGGCAATTGGAGCACTGTTGGCTCAATACCTCGGAAATGATGAGCTATGCCCTATTCATTATATCAGCAGAGGGTTTAGGGACGCGAAGTTCAGATATTCGAAAGCAGAGCAAGCATGCTTAGCGCTCATATATGCTACGCAAAAATCACGATCTTATCTACTCTCTCATGAAACCATAGTGGCAGCAACTGCTAATCCAATCACTTATCTGGCAACAAAACCAGTATTATCCGGCAGGACAGCCCGCTGGCTACGACAACTATCTGAATTTGATCTCAAGTATCAGCGGTCTAAAGGAGTACGCGGGAAATCATTTGCAGATTTATTGGCTGCATTCCCAAGTATGGATATGACGGAAATAAGAGATGAAATACCTGGAGAAGTTGCAGAAGTCGAAGATGAAGAACGCTGGACAATGTTCTTTGACAGTTCATCGTATGGTTCTTACGGAGGGGAGGGGATAGTATTTGAGATACCTAAAAGAGAATTGTCATCATTCGCTTTCAAGATAGACTTTGAATGTAGTAATAATGTGGCAGAGTATGAAGCATTGATTCTCGGATTACAAATGGCTAAAGAGCTCAATTTAGGGGAAATCGACATCAAGGGAGACTCGGAGCTAGTCAGAAACCAAGTATCGGGTAACTTCCAGGTAAAAGAGGCGCACTTGGCACCTTACCGAGCAGAAGCCCAAGAATTGATAACGATGAGAGAAAGTACCGTTATTGGGCATACAGGATGA